The following proteins are encoded in a genomic region of Dyadobacter sp. UC 10:
- a CDS encoding DUF4136 domain-containing protein: protein MFKKASLFLLIAGLGLTSCSKDPISDLSTEESLVYITNHDKAANFKQYKTFSIVDSVLVVENERSGTALTDIDRDVLTRIITKMQGLGYKYVSPKSNPDVGINVAWITNTYLNVVSQPLSSYYGGYWGGGYGYGYPSYYSYYETAESYWLISMLDFKNPNTTDKTFNVIWDAQVRGAGIGNRQFVDTMVDSVFGQSEYLKVN from the coding sequence ATGTTCAAGAAAGCTTCATTATTTCTCCTAATAGCGGGACTTGGATTGACTTCCTGTTCCAAAGACCCGATCAGTGACCTGTCCACCGAAGAATCGCTGGTGTACATTACCAACCATGACAAAGCAGCCAATTTCAAGCAGTACAAAACTTTTAGCATTGTCGACTCGGTACTCGTGGTTGAAAACGAAAGATCAGGCACGGCTCTTACCGACATCGACAGGGATGTCCTGACCCGAATTATTACGAAGATGCAGGGATTGGGCTATAAATACGTAAGCCCCAAAAGTAATCCTGATGTAGGTATTAACGTGGCCTGGATTACTAATACCTACCTGAACGTCGTTTCACAACCACTTTCGTCCTATTATGGCGGCTACTGGGGCGGCGGCTACGGATATGGTTACCCCAGTTATTACAGCTATTACGAAACCGCCGAAAGTTACTGGCTGATTTCCATGCTGGATTTCAAGAACCCCAACACAACCGATAAGACTTTCAATGTGATCTGGGATGCGCAGGTAAGGGGAGCTGGTATCGGTAACAGGCAGTTTGTGGATACAATGGTGGACTCGGTTTTTGGCCAGTCTGAATATTTAAAAGTCAACTAA
- a CDS encoding DinB family protein — translation METKEEILRIIDVLNDSYESEEAWYGPSVVEALRDVTPKMAEVRLSNNTHSIAEIVYHMTTWRIFAVRKIQGDAEFDIKTQDKDWKKFPIVDEFEWEAIQMELSLSQEELISELEKMESDSFLEEFVPGRDYSYYTLIHGVIQHDVYHSGQIGLIKKAVKGMRLEEDDDYGAFDNRTDFDQGSDYY, via the coding sequence ATGGAAACAAAAGAAGAGATTTTAAGGATTATAGATGTTCTCAATGACTCGTACGAAAGCGAAGAAGCGTGGTACGGCCCATCGGTGGTAGAAGCTTTGCGGGACGTGACCCCTAAAATGGCGGAAGTCCGGCTCAGCAATAACACGCATTCCATCGCGGAGATCGTGTACCATATGACAACCTGGCGGATATTTGCAGTTCGGAAGATCCAGGGAGACGCCGAATTCGATATCAAAACCCAGGACAAGGACTGGAAAAAATTTCCGATCGTGGACGAATTTGAATGGGAAGCAATCCAGATGGAGTTGAGCTTATCGCAGGAAGAATTGATTTCAGAACTGGAAAAGATGGAAAGTGACAGTTTCCTGGAAGAATTCGTGCCCGGCCGTGATTACTCCTATTATACATTGATTCATGGTGTGATCCAGCATGACGTCTATCACTCGGGACAGATTGGATTGATCAAGAAAGCAGTGAAAGGAATGCGGCTTGAAGAAGATGATGACTATGGTGCATTCGACAACCGCACGGATTTCGACCAGGGATCAGATTACTATTGA
- a CDS encoding response regulator, with the protein MKILVVEDEPKLAGFLKRGLEEQSWEVELAYDGQVGKKMASNYKFDVIILDVNLPLLNGYDLARQLRNDGLSTPILFLTALGTIDDKLDGFEAGGDDYLVKPFEFRELIARVKVLSQRNNAREQSSQVLSLADLELNLDEKVARRSGNRIDLTAKEFALLEYLMRNRGRVVSRVDIAEQVWDIRFDTGTNVIDVYINFLRKKVDKDYPNKLIHTVVGMGYIFKEE; encoded by the coding sequence ATGAAAATCCTAGTCGTTGAAGACGAACCAAAATTAGCCGGTTTTCTCAAACGCGGGCTCGAAGAACAATCCTGGGAAGTTGAGCTGGCGTATGATGGACAGGTTGGGAAAAAAATGGCGTCTAATTATAAGTTCGATGTCATCATCCTCGACGTGAATCTCCCGCTGCTGAACGGATACGATCTGGCCAGGCAGCTCAGAAACGATGGCTTGTCTACCCCGATCCTCTTTCTCACTGCCCTGGGTACGATCGACGATAAGCTCGACGGGTTTGAAGCAGGGGGAGACGACTATCTTGTAAAACCCTTTGAATTTCGCGAACTGATCGCCAGGGTGAAGGTACTATCCCAACGCAACAATGCCCGGGAGCAATCGAGCCAGGTGCTTTCACTTGCAGACCTTGAACTGAACCTGGACGAAAAAGTAGCGCGCCGGTCGGGCAACCGCATTGACCTTACTGCCAAAGAGTTTGCATTGCTCGAATACCTCATGCGAAACAGGGGCAGGGTGGTGTCGCGGGTTGATATCGCTGAGCAGGTATGGGACATCCGTTTCGATACAGGCACCAATGTGATCGACGTTTACATTAATTTTTTAAGGAAAAAGGTCGATAAAGACTATCCTAACAAACTGATTCACACAGTAGTAGGGATGGGTTATATATTTAAGGAAGAATGA
- a CDS encoding sensor histidine kinase, which produces MTIKARLTLMFTMLVGSIMALFCLAIYFFYDQYREKRFYSFLNERAQTIAQLVEASNGISRADVEKIEKENKTILLNEEITIYDGSDSVIYRSGAENLNISKVSLADARGGKEIRTKYHDKEVIVTRHILQDHRKPWIVVIIASDNLGINQLNRLREILLIGWLLSLVLVSVAGWQFANDAIKPVADIIDQVNNISAGNLHEKVKVGREKDELALLAETFNQMLTRLEIAFVAQKNFVSHASHELRTPLALIMSEAELSLMKERSPREYQDALKGIWAEAGEMNELVNRLLELARTDENAFKVSFSKVRIDEVLWQAKTSTEQKNPGYHVNVSYEKIPDDEEQLKRFGDESLLRTAFGNLMDNACKYSDDKTVNVSLETGNDQIRIYFRDSGVGIAPTELPYIFDTFYRSDATITKAGYGIGLALTKRIINMQGAAIEVSSALGSGTTFTITFPPF; this is translated from the coding sequence ATGACAATAAAGGCCCGCCTTACACTCATGTTTACCATGCTGGTAGGCTCCATCATGGCGCTTTTTTGCCTGGCGATCTACTTTTTTTATGATCAGTACAGGGAAAAGCGTTTTTATTCATTTTTAAATGAGCGGGCACAAACCATTGCGCAGCTGGTAGAAGCCAGCAACGGTATCAGCAGGGCAGATGTAGAGAAAATAGAAAAGGAGAACAAAACAATCCTGCTGAACGAAGAGATCACCATTTATGACGGCTCCGATTCTGTCATTTATAGGAGTGGAGCCGAAAATCTCAACATTTCCAAAGTATCCCTGGCGGATGCCCGGGGAGGGAAGGAAATCAGGACGAAATACCACGACAAAGAAGTCATCGTAACCCGCCATATTTTGCAGGATCATCGCAAGCCGTGGATCGTAGTGATCATTGCCAGCGATAACCTGGGCATCAACCAACTCAACAGGTTACGTGAAATCCTCCTGATTGGCTGGCTATTGTCATTGGTACTTGTAAGTGTGGCCGGCTGGCAGTTTGCCAACGACGCGATCAAGCCGGTTGCAGATATTATCGACCAGGTCAACAACATTTCTGCGGGTAATTTGCATGAAAAGGTAAAAGTAGGAAGGGAGAAGGACGAGCTCGCATTGCTGGCGGAAACATTCAACCAAATGCTGACACGCCTTGAAATCGCATTTGTAGCCCAGAAGAATTTTGTTTCACATGCCTCCCACGAACTGCGTACACCGCTGGCACTGATTATGAGCGAAGCGGAGCTGAGCCTGATGAAGGAGCGGTCGCCACGCGAATACCAGGATGCTTTAAAGGGTATCTGGGCCGAGGCCGGGGAAATGAATGAGCTCGTAAACAGGTTGCTCGAACTTGCCCGTACCGATGAAAATGCATTCAAGGTCTCATTTAGCAAAGTTCGCATCGACGAAGTTTTGTGGCAGGCGAAAACCTCCACCGAACAAAAAAATCCGGGCTATCATGTAAACGTGAGCTATGAAAAAATCCCTGACGATGAGGAGCAGCTCAAAAGGTTTGGCGACGAAAGCCTGTTAAGGACCGCATTCGGCAACCTGATGGATAATGCATGTAAATATTCTGATGATAAGACAGTTAACGTATCCCTGGAAACTGGTAATGATCAGATCAGGATTTATTTCAGGGATAGCGGGGTAGGCATAGCGCCCACTGAGCTGCCTTATATTTTTGATACATTTTACAGGAGCGACGCCACGATCACGAAAGCTGGCTACGGGATTGGCCTCGCGCTGACCAAGCGCATTATCAATATGCAGGGGGCAGCCATCGAAGTATCGTCGGCCCTCGGTTCAGGAACAACCTTTACTATTACATTTCCTCCCTTTTAA
- a CDS encoding mechanosensitive ion channel family protein encodes MNFLETLDYKNEPWLIILLSGVIGFIISALLINIIKIAALKRQWSAVKAIRENLTSVLYFFVPMVLITVATRTYLAIHPDYQWLFAISKIALVAATTWLLVRIVIIVEKVLMDHLDFNTPDNNHARRMFTKIKFVKRMIIILIVTIGLSILLLSFESVRQYGVGILTSAGIFSVIIGFAAQKSLANLMAGIQIAFTQPIKIDDVVIVEGEWGRIEEINLTYVVVNIWDLRRIVLPITYFIETPFQNWTRNESALIGTAFFQLNYHAPIPHLREKLKEILDATPLWNGKSWALQVTDTQGQLMVVRALMSARNSSETFDLRCHVREKLIEFIVREYPEALPSTRIEDTEKQIRVSE; translated from the coding sequence ATGAATTTCCTGGAAACACTTGATTACAAAAATGAACCCTGGCTGATTATACTCCTGTCGGGAGTCATCGGATTCATAATAAGTGCGTTACTTATTAATATTATCAAAATTGCCGCTTTAAAAAGGCAGTGGAGCGCGGTAAAAGCAATACGCGAAAACCTCACCAGCGTACTCTATTTTTTCGTTCCAATGGTCCTGATCACTGTCGCGACAAGGACTTACCTGGCCATTCATCCGGATTATCAATGGCTCTTCGCGATCAGTAAAATAGCACTGGTTGCCGCCACTACCTGGCTGCTCGTGCGTATTGTGATCATCGTTGAAAAAGTCCTGATGGATCATCTGGATTTCAATACGCCCGATAACAACCACGCGAGACGGATGTTCACGAAAATTAAGTTTGTCAAACGGATGATCATCATCCTGATCGTGACAATCGGACTATCAATATTGCTGCTTAGCTTCGAGAGCGTGCGGCAATATGGCGTGGGTATTCTGACGTCCGCTGGCATATTCAGCGTAATCATTGGTTTTGCCGCGCAAAAGTCACTTGCCAATTTAATGGCAGGTATTCAAATCGCATTTACCCAGCCTATCAAAATAGACGATGTGGTAATTGTGGAAGGCGAATGGGGCCGGATTGAGGAGATCAACCTGACCTACGTGGTTGTCAACATCTGGGACTTGAGACGGATTGTACTGCCGATCACCTATTTCATTGAAACGCCCTTTCAAAACTGGACAAGAAACGAGAGTGCGCTGATTGGAACGGCCTTTTTCCAGCTTAACTACCACGCACCTATCCCGCATCTGCGCGAAAAACTGAAAGAGATCCTGGACGCCACCCCGCTGTGGAATGGAAAATCCTGGGCATTGCAGGTTACTGATACGCAGGGCCAGCTGATGGTGGTCCGTGCACTGATGTCTGCTCGTAATTCAAGTGAAACATTCGACCTGCGATGCCACGTCCGCGAAAAACTGATTGAATTTATCGTTCGGGAATATCCGGAGGCACTTCCGTCCACCCGGATTGAAGACACCGAAAAACAGATCCGCGTATCTGAATGA